Proteins from one Parvibaculum lavamentivorans DS-1 genomic window:
- a CDS encoding Ig-like domain-containing protein: MKIVLQLTGPDGVSELVTIEAGSNFTVPGGMTVEIVSLEGVDDLRVEGGELVLTSPDGAIRIAGLGADFFAETAAIAESGIVGPLPGAFLRLFGWLDTPDAGSRNAESGPGIYGQGLREGSDDLPPPLDSSNDSGTMTAPAAPVISSWSHDTGLPGDGVTSDTTLTLSGTAEAGATVTLFDGDTELGTVTADPGGTWTFDTAALGDGTHEFTATATNAGGTGQISAPLTVTVDTVAPGAPVISGYAADTGTIGDSITSDTTLTLTGTAEAGATIEIFDGAVSLGTAIADGVGLWSFTTGELEDGEHDFTASATDLAGNTGGASAVFTVEVDTEAPGAPVISGFSDDTGTQGDSITSDTILTLTGTAEAGAAIIIFDGDTELGTALADGAGAWSFATGELGEGQHEFTAIATDAAGNTGNVSAAFSVEIDTSGPSAPVIAGFSGDTGIADDGVTSDTTLTLTGTADAGTTVTIFDGPHVLGTAIADGVGNWSFDTAELSEGGHQFTATATDAAGNIGERSENFDVVVDVTPPAISIATPVSGDGLVNASEGGSLSVSGTAAGGQQVFVTFRDAGGTTVTGSAFVDGLGNWTLSDADISGLQNGEVSIEAYAVDRAGNQSGTTTETVIFDSGLPTAPVITGFTDNTGFPGDNLTYDTTPTLTGTAEAGTTVEIFDGQTSLGTAIADGAGNWTFTTGTLAEGTHTLTARTTDEAGNKGAVSAPLNLSIDTTAPTVTVTTPIAGDGIVNAAEDGYFVISGTSAGGQRVYLTFTDGSGATATGSALVDGAGSWTLNADISGLDEGAIVLEVYAEDQAGNRSDTVEVAIAHDSVAPASPLITGFSEDTGNQGDGRTSDNTVTLTGTATAGVTVEIFIGVTSLGTVIADGAGAWSFTTEELADGSHYFSVVAVDEAGNRSTSSSSYIVTVDTVPPGLTITMPISGDGIVNASEDNSVSLSGTAPGGQRVYVTFTDEDGATATGEAIVVGGNWTLPGVDISALADGDITVEAYAVDQAGNNSGTVTETIGHDTAAPAAPVITGFTDDSGAAGDARTNDTTPTLTGTAEAGATVQIRDGAVLLGTAEVDGDGNWSFTTPELVEGGHSLTVRTVDAAGNLSPSASLGLTIDTTAHAVLITTPIATDNVVNAAEDGSVSVSGTASGAQRVYVTFRDESGATVDGGYALVTGGGNWTLSGVDISGLQNGNIAVEVYSVDQAGNQSGTTTATVTLDNTGPAAPVIVDFSDDTGFDGDNQTADNTLTFTGTAEAGATVNVYVGMTVVATGIADGDGNWTATTEALADGTSTFYARAVDDVGNASGVSSGIAINIDTIAPDAPTLDSYSLDTGVPDDGITADGNLTLTGTAPAGAMRIVIYDNGVEIGTVVVNAGAWTFHTGDLADGDHSFTAAARDYVGNESDQTDPLTVIIDTENPDAPVITGFSDDTGGVGDGVTADTTLTIIGTSEENATISIFNQGSFLGTVTADGNGDWSYDTGTLSQGEYIFTARAVDVAGNVSPMSDSLDVTVSIPVTPAPLITGFSGDSGTQGDSLTNDATLTIEGTSAANATVEVFRGGVSLGTTIADGSGNWSFTTAELADGSHIFRARATAPSSSVSTHSEQFTVTVDTTAPLVTISDPVDGDNIVGALTDGSLTVSGSAPGGQQIFVTFRDGSGATASGTASVAGNGSWTLTGADISALDNGAITIEAYAVDQAGNQSDTATHEILLDNEVPAAPVISGFSDDTGTQTGSTSDTTLTFTGTAEADATVQLFRGGSVVGSATADGDGNWTITTGELPEGYATYDARAFDAAGNASGWSNALYLNIDTTAPATPAIVSFSSDSGLQGDSLTNDTTLTLSGTGAAGSTIVIYDGGVELGTAQVTGGGTWSFTTATLVDGGHSFTAAARDGAGNYSAETAAFEVTIDATRPDAPVITGYSDDTGNPDYQTSDNTLLFTGTAGAGETVNVYLGQTIVATGVADENGDWSAATGVVADGFHYFYARAVDAAGNQSIQSANYAINIDTVAPAAPAITGFTNDNGAATDDGISSFNWTYLSGTAEPGTNTIVVYRDGEQIGTASVNGGSWTFLASALLEGTHTFTAAARDFAGNESGESNEVEFTVDLTPPPVPVIASISDDTGTPGDFRTSDTTPTLSGTAEAGTTVTIRDGSTVLGTAVVDGGGNWSYTTPELGEGVHVFTVKATDAAGRESNYSGTQLVIIDTTPPAAPVITGFSDDTLPMGDGTTSDTTPTLSGTAAANSTVEIFEGGISLGTVTADGSGNWSFTTEELAEASYSFTARVSDDAGNVSDESAALDLTISSGPVPATATPAITLYSNDTGVTGDGITRDNTLDLYGTTVNGASVEIFDGGVSLGTVTADGAGNWHFLTGTLAEGDHDFTAVATAPGGYGPSGHSAAFSVTVDTVAPAAPFIAGFSDDIGYSSSDNLTSDNTLTFAGTADANVTINIFRGGGLIATTEADGNGDWSVTTGPIADGYAAYEARAVDAAGNMSAPSNSITIGIDTVAPAAPVITGFSPDSGTQGDGVTTNNFISVTGTAEAGTRTVVIYDNGVEVGEVTVNGTSWIFYTESLSEGAHEFTAIGYDYAGNESAESGILTVTIDDTAPPVPVITAISDDTGFSTTDKQTTDTTPTITGTAEVGTTVRVFINGGSVGTTVADANGAWSFTTGTLADGYHSVTVRAEDEAGNQSAQTGAMYVVVDTAPPAITITTPIASDNVVNGSEDNYFNVSGTSIGGHTVHITFTDELGGTVTGTATVNGTSWILSGANISGLQSGEITVEAYAVDRAGNESGTVTNIIELDNIAPAAPVITGFTDDTGIANNQTSDTTPALTGTAGAGETIRVYLAGSEIGTTTADGSGNWTVTTSVLPEGYHSITARAVDDAGNLSAFSNTQIVWVDTTAPAAPTIDSWGSDTGTVGDGITDDNTITLSGTRPAATFVNVYDNGVLLGTVPMTGETWLFVTEALPDGEHSFTVTAVDGAANESVASAALDITVQTVPPVLASDDTIGSVPDGWTVFEGNGHAYSLVGGENYWADAQSSAAAALPGESYLLTITSAEENAFVTTIHSGRLWLGATDVATEGNWMWQTGPEAGTAFWSGDSSGSAVAGAYSNWAPGQPSVTDGIGADEDYLIRNSSAQWNDSLYYDTYFSASAMAEIGGYGHSYADDVNEDAAYTFAGSILLQNDGDRASISSVSATSTMGASLTYDAGTGEIVYDPTAAASIQALADGQTATDSFTYTLAGGSSATVSIEVAGRDEVFMMSMGSTFDASSLLDMSGEISGLPGGDTGGAGGQGEEGGYFAYFDSGTSQLYAQDPASETGTLSAVV, encoded by the coding sequence ATGAAGATCGTCCTGCAACTGACTGGTCCCGACGGCGTATCGGAACTCGTGACGATCGAGGCAGGTTCGAATTTCACCGTGCCGGGCGGCATGACCGTGGAAATCGTGTCGCTTGAAGGCGTGGACGATCTGCGGGTCGAGGGCGGCGAACTCGTCCTCACGAGCCCGGACGGAGCCATAAGAATTGCCGGCCTCGGCGCGGACTTCTTCGCGGAGACGGCCGCCATCGCCGAAAGCGGGATCGTTGGCCCCTTGCCGGGGGCGTTTCTCCGTCTCTTCGGTTGGCTCGACACACCTGATGCAGGCTCGCGGAACGCGGAGTCCGGTCCCGGCATATACGGACAAGGTCTGCGGGAAGGGAGTGACGACCTTCCGCCGCCTCTCGATAGCTCGAACGATAGCGGCACCATGACAGCGCCTGCTGCGCCGGTCATATCGTCCTGGTCGCACGATACCGGCTTGCCCGGCGATGGCGTCACATCCGACACCACGCTCACTTTATCGGGCACCGCCGAAGCAGGCGCGACCGTCACGCTTTTCGACGGGGACACGGAACTCGGCACGGTAACCGCGGATCCCGGCGGCACCTGGACTTTCGATACCGCCGCGCTCGGCGATGGCACCCATGAATTTACAGCGACGGCCACCAACGCGGGCGGCACCGGGCAAATCTCCGCGCCTCTGACGGTGACGGTCGACACCGTGGCGCCCGGAGCGCCGGTGATCTCCGGTTATGCCGCCGATACCGGCACAATCGGCGACAGCATCACCTCCGACACCACGCTCACATTGACGGGCACCGCCGAAGCGGGCGCGACGATCGAAATTTTCGATGGCGCAGTATCGCTCGGCACAGCAATTGCCGATGGGGTGGGCTTGTGGAGTTTCACAACCGGCGAACTCGAAGACGGCGAGCATGACTTTACCGCATCCGCGACGGACCTTGCCGGAAACACCGGCGGCGCTTCAGCCGTCTTTACCGTGGAAGTCGATACCGAAGCACCCGGCGCGCCGGTCATCTCCGGCTTCTCGGACGATACTGGAACGCAAGGCGACAGCATTACCTCCGATACCATTCTCACCCTGACAGGTACGGCGGAAGCCGGCGCCGCTATCATCATCTTCGATGGCGATACGGAACTTGGCACCGCGCTCGCCGATGGTGCGGGTGCGTGGAGCTTTGCAACCGGCGAACTTGGCGAAGGCCAGCATGAATTCACTGCAATCGCGACGGACGCCGCCGGCAACACGGGTAACGTTTCTGCGGCCTTCTCCGTTGAAATAGACACGTCCGGCCCATCGGCTCCCGTCATTGCGGGCTTCTCCGGAGACACCGGCATCGCGGATGATGGCGTCACCTCCGATACGACGCTCACCCTGACGGGTACGGCGGATGCGGGCACCACCGTTACCATCTTCGACGGTCCGCACGTACTCGGCACCGCCATCGCCGATGGCGTCGGCAACTGGAGTTTCGATACCGCCGAGCTTTCCGAAGGTGGGCACCAGTTCACGGCAACCGCAACCGATGCCGCAGGAAATATTGGCGAACGCTCCGAAAATTTTGACGTCGTGGTGGATGTAACGCCGCCCGCCATTTCAATCGCGACGCCGGTTTCGGGCGACGGCCTCGTCAATGCGTCTGAAGGCGGTTCGTTATCCGTCTCGGGCACAGCGGCGGGGGGGCAGCAGGTCTTCGTCACCTTCCGCGACGCCGGGGGCACAACCGTCACGGGCAGCGCCTTTGTTGACGGCCTGGGCAACTGGACGCTTTCGGACGCGGATATCTCCGGTCTGCAGAACGGCGAGGTTTCAATTGAAGCCTATGCCGTCGACCGCGCGGGCAACCAATCCGGCACGACGACCGAAACCGTCATTTTCGACAGCGGTTTGCCGACGGCGCCCGTCATCACCGGCTTCACCGATAATACGGGCTTTCCCGGCGACAACCTCACCTATGACACGACGCCGACGCTCACAGGTACGGCGGAAGCTGGAACTACCGTCGAAATTTTCGACGGACAGACCTCGCTCGGCACCGCCATCGCCGATGGCGCGGGCAACTGGACTTTCACAACCGGCACGCTCGCGGAGGGCACCCACACGCTGACGGCGCGCACTACCGACGAGGCGGGTAACAAGGGCGCGGTTTCCGCACCGCTCAATCTCAGCATCGACACGACCGCCCCCACGGTCACTGTAACGACGCCGATTGCCGGCGACGGAATCGTCAATGCCGCCGAGGACGGGTACTTTGTCATCTCCGGCACTTCGGCGGGCGGTCAGCGCGTCTACCTCACCTTTACCGACGGCAGCGGCGCTACGGCGACGGGATCCGCGCTCGTTGACGGCGCCGGAAGCTGGACCCTGAACGCCGATATTTCCGGTCTCGACGAAGGCGCGATTGTCCTTGAGGTTTATGCGGAAGATCAGGCAGGCAACAGGTCGGATACAGTCGAGGTCGCCATCGCGCATGACAGCGTGGCGCCCGCGAGTCCCCTCATCACCGGCTTCTCGGAGGACACCGGCAACCAGGGCGACGGCCGGACTTCCGACAACACGGTTACATTGACCGGCACCGCGACGGCAGGTGTGACAGTCGAGATTTTCATCGGCGTCACGTCGCTCGGCACTGTTATCGCCGATGGCGCGGGCGCATGGAGCTTCACCACCGAAGAGCTCGCCGATGGCTCTCACTATTTCAGCGTGGTCGCCGTCGATGAGGCAGGCAACAGGAGCACGAGTTCCAGTAGCTACATCGTCACCGTGGACACCGTGCCTCCCGGGCTGACGATCACGATGCCGATTTCGGGTGACGGTATTGTCAATGCAAGTGAAGACAACTCCGTCTCGCTTTCCGGCACGGCGCCGGGCGGCCAGCGCGTCTATGTGACCTTCACTGACGAGGATGGCGCCACCGCCACAGGAGAGGCCATCGTCGTCGGGGGCAACTGGACGCTGCCGGGCGTGGACATCTCCGCCCTTGCCGATGGCGATATAACGGTAGAAGCCTATGCGGTCGATCAGGCGGGCAACAACTCAGGCACGGTGACGGAGACAATCGGGCACGACACGGCAGCACCGGCGGCGCCCGTCATCACCGGCTTTACCGACGATAGCGGCGCGGCGGGTGACGCCCGCACCAACGACACCACGCCAACGCTCACGGGCACGGCGGAAGCCGGCGCCACCGTCCAGATCCGCGACGGAGCGGTCTTGCTCGGCACCGCCGAGGTCGACGGCGACGGCAACTGGAGCTTCACGACACCGGAACTCGTGGAAGGCGGTCACAGTCTCACCGTGCGGACGGTAGACGCAGCCGGCAATCTCAGCCCCTCCGCCAGCCTCGGCCTCACCATCGACACCACGGCGCATGCCGTCCTCATCACGACGCCGATCGCGACCGACAACGTCGTCAACGCCGCCGAGGACGGATCGGTTTCGGTGTCCGGCACAGCTTCGGGCGCGCAGCGTGTCTATGTCACCTTTCGCGATGAAAGCGGCGCTACCGTGGATGGCGGCTACGCCCTCGTCACGGGCGGCGGCAACTGGACGCTGTCTGGTGTCGACATCTCCGGCCTCCAGAATGGCAACATTGCGGTCGAAGTCTATTCTGTCGATCAGGCGGGCAACCAGTCCGGCACGACGACAGCCACCGTAACGCTCGACAATACCGGCCCCGCCGCTCCGGTCATCGTCGATTTTTCCGACGATACCGGCTTCGACGGCGACAATCAGACCGCCGACAACACGCTGACCTTCACCGGCACGGCGGAAGCGGGCGCCACCGTCAACGTTTATGTCGGCATGACGGTCGTGGCTACAGGCATCGCCGATGGCGACGGCAACTGGACGGCAACGACAGAGGCACTTGCAGATGGTACTTCGACTTTCTACGCACGCGCTGTGGATGACGTCGGCAATGCGAGCGGCGTGTCGAGCGGGATCGCCATCAACATCGACACCATCGCCCCTGATGCGCCCACGCTTGACAGCTATTCGCTCGACACGGGCGTCCCGGACGACGGTATCACGGCGGATGGAAACCTGACTCTGACGGGAACCGCGCCCGCCGGCGCCATGCGGATCGTCATTTACGACAACGGCGTCGAAATCGGAACGGTCGTCGTGAATGCCGGCGCGTGGACCTTCCACACCGGCGATCTGGCGGATGGTGACCACAGCTTCACTGCCGCCGCGCGAGATTATGTCGGCAACGAAAGCGATCAGACGGATCCGCTGACCGTCATAATCGACACCGAAAATCCCGATGCACCCGTCATAACCGGCTTCTCGGACGATACCGGCGGCGTCGGCGACGGCGTGACCGCCGATACGACCCTGACGATCATCGGCACGTCGGAAGAAAACGCCACGATCAGCATCTTCAACCAGGGCTCGTTCCTCGGCACCGTGACCGCCGATGGAAACGGCGACTGGAGCTACGATACCGGAACGCTCAGTCAGGGCGAATACATCTTCACGGCTCGTGCGGTCGACGTCGCGGGCAACGTTTCGCCCATGAGCGACAGCCTTGACGTGACGGTCTCGATCCCTGTCACGCCAGCGCCGCTCATCACCGGCTTCTCCGGCGACAGCGGCACGCAAGGCGATAGTCTCACAAACGACGCGACGCTCACCATCGAGGGTACAAGCGCCGCGAACGCCACTGTTGAAGTCTTCCGCGGCGGTGTCTCGCTCGGCACCACGATCGCGGACGGCTCCGGCAACTGGTCCTTCACGACAGCGGAACTGGCGGATGGAAGCCACATCTTCCGTGCACGTGCGACAGCTCCCTCAAGCAGCGTGAGCACTCACTCGGAGCAGTTCACCGTGACGGTCGACACCACGGCTCCCCTGGTCACGATCTCCGATCCGGTCGACGGCGACAACATCGTCGGCGCCTTGACTGACGGTTCGCTCACCGTCTCCGGTTCGGCGCCGGGCGGCCAGCAGATCTTCGTCACTTTCCGCGACGGCTCCGGCGCAACGGCTTCAGGGACCGCCTCGGTTGCCGGCAATGGTTCATGGACGCTGACGGGCGCGGATATTTCCGCTCTCGATAACGGCGCTATCACCATCGAAGCCTATGCGGTCGATCAGGCGGGCAACCAGTCCGATACGGCCACGCACGAAATCCTGCTCGACAACGAAGTGCCCGCGGCGCCTGTCATCTCCGGCTTTTCGGACGACACGGGAACGCAGACGGGTTCGACCTCCGACACAACCCTCACCTTCACCGGCACGGCGGAAGCGGACGCCACCGTCCAGCTATTCCGCGGCGGCAGCGTCGTCGGATCGGCCACGGCGGACGGCGACGGCAACTGGACAATCACCACGGGCGAATTGCCCGAAGGTTATGCGACCTATGATGCGCGCGCCTTCGATGCAGCGGGCAATGCCAGCGGCTGGTCGAACGCCCTTTACCTCAATATCGACACCACAGCGCCCGCAACCCCGGCGATTGTTTCCTTCTCCAGCGACAGTGGCCTCCAGGGCGACAGTCTCACCAACGACACGACGCTCACGCTGAGCGGTACGGGTGCCGCAGGGTCTACAATCGTCATCTATGACGGCGGCGTCGAGCTTGGCACGGCGCAGGTTACCGGTGGCGGCACATGGTCTTTCACCACGGCAACATTGGTGGACGGCGGCCACAGCTTCACCGCCGCCGCGCGAGACGGCGCAGGCAACTACAGCGCCGAGACCGCGGCGTTCGAAGTCACCATCGACGCGACGCGCCCGGACGCCCCTGTCATCACCGGCTATAGTGACGATACCGGCAATCCGGATTACCAGACCTCCGACAACACGTTGCTCTTCACCGGAACCGCCGGAGCGGGCGAGACTGTGAATGTCTATCTCGGCCAGACCATCGTTGCGACCGGCGTGGCCGATGAGAACGGTGACTGGTCGGCGGCGACCGGCGTGGTTGCTGACGGTTTCCATTATTTCTATGCCCGCGCGGTGGACGCGGCGGGTAATCAGAGCATCCAGTCCGCTAACTACGCTATCAACATCGATACGGTAGCGCCTGCCGCGCCCGCCATCACCGGCTTTACCAATGATAATGGTGCCGCCACCGATGACGGCATCAGTTCTTTCAACTGGACCTATCTATCGGGCACCGCCGAGCCGGGCACGAACACTATTGTCGTCTACCGGGATGGCGAACAGATCGGCACCGCCTCGGTGAACGGCGGCTCATGGACCTTCCTTGCCTCGGCGCTCCTCGAAGGTACGCACACATTTACAGCCGCAGCACGCGACTTTGCCGGCAATGAAAGCGGTGAGAGCAACGAGGTGGAGTTCACCGTCGATCTCACGCCGCCCCCCGTCCCCGTCATCGCCTCGATAAGCGACGACACCGGCACGCCGGGAGATTTCCGCACCTCCGACACGACACCGACGCTTTCCGGCACGGCCGAAGCGGGCACAACCGTCACCATCCGCGATGGCTCCACCGTGCTCGGCACGGCCGTCGTGGATGGTGGCGGCAACTGGTCCTACACAACGCCCGAACTTGGTGAGGGCGTTCATGTCTTTACCGTCAAGGCAACGGACGCCGCAGGTCGCGAAAGCAACTATAGCGGCACGCAGCTTGTCATCATCGACACGACCCCGCCTGCCGCGCCTGTCATCACGGGCTTCAGTGACGACACCCTCCCCATGGGCGACGGCACTACCTCGGATACGACGCCGACACTTTCGGGCACGGCCGCTGCCAACAGTACGGTCGAGATCTTCGAAGGCGGCATTTCGCTCGGTACGGTGACGGCGGACGGGTCGGGCAACTGGTCCTTCACCACGGAGGAACTCGCAGAAGCGAGCTACAGCTTCACAGCGCGCGTCAGCGACGATGCTGGCAATGTGAGCGATGAATCCGCCGCCCTCGACCTCACCATCTCCAGCGGTCCGGTGCCCGCGACCGCCACACCCGCCATCACGCTCTATTCGAACGACACCGGCGTGACCGGAGACGGCATTACAAGAGACAATACACTTGATCTCTATGGAACGACCGTGAACGGCGCCTCGGTGGAGATCTTCGACGGCGGCGTCTCGCTCGGCACCGTCACGGCTGACGGCGCCGGCAATTGGCACTTTCTGACGGGCACGCTTGCGGAAGGCGATCATGATTTCACCGCCGTAGCCACCGCGCCCGGCGGCTACGGTCCGAGCGGCCACTCGGCAGCGTTCTCCGTCACCGTCGACACCGTCGCACCGGCCGCCCCCTTCATCGCCGGTTTTTCCGACGACATCGGCTACTCGTCCTCTGACAACCTGACTTCGGACAATACGCTCACATTCGCAGGCACAGCCGACGCGAATGTCACAATCAACATCTTCCGTGGCGGCGGGCTCATCGCGACGACGGAGGCGGATGGCAATGGCGACTGGTCGGTGACGACCGGCCCGATCGCCGACGGCTATGCTGCCTATGAAGCCCGCGCCGTCGATGCCGCGGGCAACATGAGCGCGCCGTCCAACTCGATCACCATAGGCATCGATACGGTCGCGCCTGCGGCCCCGGTCATCACCGGCTTCTCTCCCGATTCCGGCACGCAGGGTGACGGCGTCACGACCAACAACTTCATCTCCGTCACCGGCACGGCGGAGGCCGGAACGCGCACTGTCGTCATTTACGATAACGGCGTTGAAGTCGGTGAGGTGACCGTCAATGGCACCTCCTGGATTTTCTACACCGAATCCCTGTCCGAGGGCGCACACGAGTTTACCGCCATCGGCTACGACTACGCGGGCAATGAATCGGCCGAGTCCGGCATCCTTACGGTCACGATCGACGACACAGCACCCCCCGTACCCGTTATCACCGCTATCTCCGACGACACAGGCTTTTCCACCACCGACAAGCAGACGACCGACACCACGCCCACTATCACCGGCACCGCGGAAGTGGGTACGACGGTGCGTGTGTTCATCAATGGCGGTTCGGTCGGCACCACGGTCGCCGATGCCAATGGCGCCTGGTCCTTCACGACCGGAACGCTTGCCGACGGCTATCACAGTGTGACGGTGCGTGCGGAAGACGAGGCTGGCAATCAGAGCGCCCAGACCGGCGCCATGTATGTGGTCGTCGACACCGCGCCCCCGGCGATCACGATCACGACGCCGATAGCCTCTGACAATGTTGTGAATGGATCGGAAGACAACTATTTCAACGTCTCCGGCACTTCGATAGGCGGACATACCGTCCACATAACTTTCACGGATGAACTCGGAGGCACGGTCACCGGCACGGCTACCGTCAACGGCACTTCCTGGATTCTCAGCGGTGCCAACATCTCCGGCCTCCAGAGCGGCGAGATCACGGTCGAGGCCTATGCGGTCGACCGCGCTGGCAATGAGTCCGGCACGGTCACGAACATTATTGAACTCGACAATATTGCTCCCGCCGCGCCGGTCATCACCGGCTTCACTGACGATACCGGCATTGCCAACAACCAGACCTCCGACACCACACCGGCTCTCACCGGTACGGCGGGCGCAGGCGAGACCATCCGCGTTTATCTCGCAGGCAGCGAGATCGGCACCACCACAGCGGATGGCAGCGGCAACTGGACGGTCACCACTTCCGTGCTGCCCGAGGGGTATCATTCAATCACCGCGCGTGCGGTCGACGACGCGGGCAACCTCAGTGCTTTCTCCAACACGCAGATTGTCTGGGTGGATACCACGGCTCCGGCCGCGCCCACCATCGACAGCTGGGGCAGCGACACCGGCACTGTTGGTGACGGCATTACCGACGACAACACGATCACCCTTTCGGGAACGCGTCCGGCGGCGACCTTCGTCAATGTCTACGACAACGGTGTGCTGCTCGGCACCGTGCCGATGACTGGCGAAACCTGGCTCTTCGTGACAGAGGCTCTTCCCGATGGCGAGCACAGCTTCACCGTGACGGCCGTCGATGGCGCGGCGAACGAAAGCGTGGCCTCTGCCGCACTCGATATCACCGTCCAGACCGTTCCGCCGGTTCTGGCCTCGGACGATACGATCGGCTCCGTGCCCGACGGATGGACCGTCTTCGAAGGCAACGGCCACGCCTACTCTCTGGTTGGTGGGGAGAACTACTGGGCGGATGCTCAGAGCAGCGCCGCTGCCGCGCTGCCTGGAGAAAGCTATCTTCTCACGATCACGAGTGCGGAGGAAAATGCCTTCGTCACGACGATCCATTCCGGCCGTCTGTGGTTGGGCGCTACCGATGTTGCCACCGAGGGCAACTGGATGTGGCAAACCGGTCCCGAAGCAGGAACCGCGTTCTGGTCTGGCGACTCTTCCGGAAGCGCGGTCGCCGGGGCCTATAGCAACTGGGCGCCCGGTCAGCCGAGCGTCACGGACGGGATTGGTGCGGACGAGGACTATCTGATCCGGAATTCCTCGGCCCAATGGAACGATTCCCTCTACTACGACACTTACTTCTCCGCCAGTGCAATGGCGGAAATTGGCGGCTACGGCCATAGCTACGCCGACGACGTGAATGAGGATGCGGCCTATACCTTTGCCGGAAGCATCCTCCTGCAGAATGACGGCGATCGTGCGAGCATTTCTTCCGTTTCCGCCACAAGCACGATGGGCGCAAGTCTGACCTACGACGCGGGCACCGGAGAGATCGTCTACGATCCGACGGCGGCAGCTTCCATCCAGGCACTTGCCGACGGCCAAACTGCAACCGACAGCTTTACCTACACGCTCGCCGGCGGCAGCTCCGCGACCGTTTCGATTGAGGTGGCCGGGCGCGACGAAGTCTTCATGATGTCCATGGGCTCTACGTTTGACGCATCAAGCTTGCTTGACATGTCGGGTGAGATTTCGGGCCTGCCGGGCGGCGATACAGGCGGCGCGGGAGGCCAGGGCGAAGAAGGCGGCTACTTTGCCTACTTTGATAGCGGCACTTCCCAACTCTATGCGCAGGATCCGGCAAGCGAGACCGGCACCCTGTCAGCGGTCGTCTGA